A stretch of Candidatus Vicinibacter affinis DNA encodes these proteins:
- a CDS encoding c-type cytochrome: protein MTSKKNIFLTLGLTLLLVSCQQDDSNKPVEDEDVLLGGATSIDGAFINIFQQPASNLNEVELQQHLQSDIAFGDQFVTAPNIINGGLGPVFNQTSCESCHVSNGRSPFPSGVNDLRGLLLRLSMPGKGPHNEPLPVPDFGGQLQTKAVFGKSPEAKLSWQEVEEIKTYLDGEKVQLRKFNFSFEQAYKNIPAGMLYSPRMAPPVIGLGLLEAIREEDIVALSDPSDQDGDGISGKPNRVWDVQKQAFATGRFGWKAGQPNLLQQTAAAYNNDMGITNPLFTKEACFGQEQADILSDDPEIDLKTLKAATFYPQSLAVPKRRNWADADVKRGKELFFSIRCNSCHQAKFITGTHQEFGFLSQQTIYPYTDLLLHDMGEGLADNRPDFEADGREWKTPALWGIGLTKTVGNHSHFLHDGRARNLEEAIMWHGGEAEASKEAFSKLNKKDRQAVIKFLESL, encoded by the coding sequence ATGACTTCCAAAAAAAATATTTTTCTCACTTTGGGACTTACTCTATTGTTGGTATCCTGTCAACAAGACGATTCGAACAAACCGGTGGAGGATGAAGATGTATTATTGGGTGGAGCTACCAGTATTGATGGGGCGTTCATCAATATTTTTCAGCAACCTGCCAGCAATCTGAATGAAGTTGAACTCCAGCAGCATTTACAGAGTGACATTGCATTTGGAGATCAATTTGTTACCGCACCAAATATCATCAACGGAGGATTGGGACCAGTATTTAATCAGACCTCCTGTGAAAGTTGTCACGTGTCAAATGGGCGATCACCTTTTCCTTCCGGTGTAAATGATTTGCGAGGTTTATTGTTGCGCCTGAGCATGCCGGGAAAAGGTCCACACAACGAACCGCTTCCGGTGCCGGATTTTGGTGGTCAGTTGCAGACCAAAGCAGTGTTTGGTAAATCACCAGAGGCAAAACTGAGCTGGCAGGAAGTCGAAGAAATAAAAACTTATCTGGATGGAGAAAAGGTGCAATTGAGAAAATTTAATTTTTCATTTGAACAAGCCTACAAAAATATACCGGCAGGAATGCTTTACTCTCCAAGGATGGCACCGCCTGTAATTGGTCTTGGATTGCTGGAAGCCATAAGAGAAGAGGATATTGTTGCTCTTTCTGATCCATCTGATCAGGATGGTGATGGAATATCCGGAAAACCAAACAGAGTTTGGGATGTTCAAAAACAGGCCTTTGCCACTGGTCGTTTTGGCTGGAAAGCCGGGCAACCAAATTTATTGCAACAGACTGCTGCAGCCTATAACAATGATATGGGGATCACGAATCCGCTTTTTACAAAAGAAGCCTGCTTCGGGCAGGAACAAGCGGATATCCTTTCTGACGATCCTGAGATTGATTTAAAGACGTTGAAGGCAGCCACGTTTTATCCACAGTCTCTGGCTGTACCCAAAAGGAGAAATTGGGCTGATGCAGATGTAAAAAGGGGCAAGGAGTTATTTTTTAGCATCCGATGTAATTCCTGTCACCAGGCTAAATTCATCACCGGCACTCATCAGGAGTTTGGTTTTTTAAGCCAACAAACGATCTATCCTTATACCGATCTGTTGTTGCATGACATGGGTGAAGGTCTAGCGGACAACCGTCCGGATTTTGAGGCAGATGGCAGGGAGTGGAAAACACCGGCACTGTGGGGCATTGGACTTACAAAAACAGTCGGAAATCACAGTCATTTTTTACATGACGGCCGGGCAAGAAATCTGGAGGAAGCCATCATGTGGCATGGTGGTGAAGCGGAGGCAAGTAAAGAAGCTTTTTCAAAATTAAACAAGAAGGACCGACAGGCTGTTATTAAGTTTCTGGAAAGTCTGTAA
- a CDS encoding M20/M25/M40 family metallo-hydrolase gives MRSIILVAICQMILFALSAQERHLSNIKKLTFGGDNAEAYFSPDGNQLTMQVTNGKLGASCDQIYLLDLKENNPTSESLKLVSTGKGRTTCSYFMPDGKHVLYASTHHHGASCPPSPKPRKDGKYLWSVYPEYDIFISDLQGNVVKQLTDSPGYDAEAVVSPDGKKIAFTSTRSGDLELWTMDVDGTNPKQITSGLGYDGGSFFSPDSKKLVFRASRPKTEKEIKEYTELLAEHLVAPTEMEIYTCNVDGTDLKQITHLGKANWAPFFHPSGQKIIFSSNHHSTKGYDFQLYLIDINGEHLKQITYESMFNAFPMFSPDGKKLVFSSNRQQGAPRETNVFIADWNDGDPVENADQKTIYKHIEYLASDKLQGRLTGSKGEKLAAKYISKEYKKYGLLPYDKKSYTQPFSYKYNPNPHGTEDKGVSQMNGHNVVGYLDNGASKTIVVGAHYDHLGLNQHHNSTSPNSEGQIHNGADDNASGVSGLLELARMFSTNRAKEKCNFVFVAFSGEEDGLKGSKAFAETVQAKYPNVVAMINMDMIGRLDSMKALVVGGVGTSPEFTDLAQRFKPAGFNITLDSSGIGPTDHTSFYLKDIPVLNFFTGTHKDYHKPTDDVEKIKIKEEMIIVDYIFNLAQQLSDMDKIPFTKTKSTTTKAVPAYKVSLGIMPDYTDYGDGLHVEAVMDNRPAQIAGLKDKDIITKIGDCAIKDVYGYMECLSKFKSGDEVTITYKRDGQIQTSKVKF, from the coding sequence ATGAGATCAATCATTTTAGTAGCCATCTGTCAGATGATTTTGTTTGCTTTATCTGCACAGGAGAGGCATCTTAGCAATATTAAAAAACTTACTTTTGGGGGTGATAATGCGGAGGCATACTTTAGTCCTGATGGCAATCAACTGACCATGCAGGTAACCAACGGTAAATTGGGAGCCTCTTGCGATCAGATCTATTTACTTGATTTAAAAGAAAATAATCCAACTTCAGAGAGTCTTAAACTGGTGTCAACAGGCAAAGGGAGGACTACCTGTTCTTATTTTATGCCAGATGGAAAGCATGTCCTGTATGCATCAACCCACCATCATGGAGCTTCCTGCCCACCATCGCCCAAGCCTAGAAAAGATGGAAAATATTTGTGGTCAGTTTATCCGGAGTATGATATTTTCATTTCAGACCTGCAGGGTAATGTTGTAAAGCAGCTTACCGATTCACCAGGTTATGATGCTGAAGCGGTCGTATCACCTGATGGAAAAAAAATTGCCTTTACTTCTACACGATCAGGTGACCTCGAGTTGTGGACCATGGATGTGGATGGTACCAATCCAAAACAGATCACCAGTGGACTTGGTTATGATGGTGGATCCTTTTTCTCTCCCGATAGCAAAAAATTAGTTTTCAGAGCATCCAGACCCAAAACAGAAAAAGAAATAAAAGAGTACACAGAATTGTTGGCCGAACATTTGGTGGCTCCTACTGAAATGGAAATCTATACTTGTAATGTGGATGGAACGGATCTAAAGCAAATCACCCATTTGGGAAAAGCGAATTGGGCGCCCTTTTTTCATCCATCCGGGCAAAAAATTATTTTTTCTTCCAATCATCATTCTACCAAAGGGTATGATTTTCAATTATACCTGATTGATATCAATGGAGAGCACTTGAAACAAATCACTTATGAGAGCATGTTCAATGCGTTTCCAATGTTTTCACCTGATGGCAAAAAACTGGTTTTCTCCAGTAATCGCCAACAAGGAGCACCGCGCGAAACCAATGTTTTTATAGCGGATTGGAATGATGGTGATCCAGTAGAAAATGCCGATCAAAAAACAATTTACAAACACATCGAATACTTAGCCTCCGATAAACTTCAGGGAAGGCTCACCGGATCAAAGGGAGAAAAATTGGCCGCTAAATACATCAGCAAAGAGTACAAAAAATATGGCCTACTGCCGTATGATAAAAAATCGTACACTCAGCCATTTTCCTATAAGTACAATCCGAATCCTCACGGCACGGAAGATAAAGGGGTTTCTCAGATGAATGGACATAACGTTGTAGGATACCTTGACAATGGAGCCAGTAAAACAATTGTGGTAGGTGCCCATTATGATCATCTTGGATTGAACCAGCATCACAATTCCACTTCACCAAATTCCGAAGGTCAAATTCACAATGGTGCAGATGACAATGCCTCAGGAGTTTCAGGATTGTTGGAGTTGGCAAGAATGTTCAGTACAAACCGCGCTAAAGAAAAATGCAATTTTGTTTTTGTGGCATTTTCCGGAGAAGAAGATGGATTGAAAGGGTCAAAGGCATTTGCTGAAACAGTACAAGCTAAATATCCGAATGTGGTTGCCATGATTAACATGGATATGATTGGAAGACTGGACAGCATGAAGGCACTTGTAGTTGGAGGAGTGGGGACCAGTCCTGAGTTTACAGATCTTGCACAGCGCTTCAAGCCGGCTGGGTTTAACATTACTCTGGACAGCAGTGGTATCGGTCCTACCGACCATACTTCTTTTTATCTGAAAGACATTCCGGTGCTGAACTTTTTTACAGGAACACACAAGGATTACCATAAGCCTACTGATGATGTAGAAAAGATTAAGATCAAAGAGGAAATGATCATCGTAGACTACATCTTTAATTTGGCGCAACAACTTTCAGATATGGACAAAATTCCATTTACCAAAACAAAATCAACTACAACCAAAGCAGTACCTGCTTATAAAGTATCTCTTGGTATTATGCCGGATTATACTGACTACGGAGATGGACTTCATGTAGAGGCAGTCATGGACAACAGGCCTGCACAAATTGCAGGACTCAAGGACAAAGACATCATTACCAAAATAGGTGACTGTGCAATCAAAGA